A portion of the Sphingobacterium spiritivorum genome contains these proteins:
- the dusB gene encoding tRNA dihydrouridine synthase DusB → MSVKIGDHIDLGNFPLLLAPMEDVSDPPFRYVCKQNGVDMMYTEFISSEGLIRDAAKSRQKLDIFEYERPIGIQIFGSEIEHMRQSSEICSLANPDLIDINYGCPVKNVVCKGAGSSLLQDIDKMVAMTKAVVEATHLPVTVKTRLGWDDNTKNVYEVAERLQDVGIKALSIHGRTRAQMYKGQADWSMIRDVKRNPRIKIPIFGNGDIDSVEKAAAWRQEFEVDGIMIGRASIGYPWIFREIKHFFETGQRLEGPTIAERVEVCRTHLTKSIEWKGEKTGIFEMRRHYANYFKGIPNFKEYRMKLVGLQSHHEIHEVLDEIQHQFAEEII, encoded by the coding sequence ATGTCTGTCAAGATTGGTGATCATATTGATTTAGGTAATTTTCCGTTATTATTAGCTCCTATGGAAGATGTGAGTGATCCTCCCTTCCGTTATGTATGCAAGCAAAATGGAGTAGATATGATGTATACGGAATTCATCTCTTCTGAAGGATTGATCCGCGATGCGGCGAAGTCCAGACAGAAGCTGGACATTTTTGAATATGAGCGACCTATCGGCATCCAGATCTTTGGATCAGAAATCGAACATATGCGTCAATCTTCCGAAATATGTTCTCTGGCAAATCCGGATCTGATTGATATTAACTACGGTTGTCCCGTAAAAAATGTAGTGTGTAAGGGTGCCGGTTCCAGTCTGCTTCAGGATATAGACAAAATGGTGGCCATGACCAAAGCTGTAGTAGAGGCTACTCACCTACCTGTGACTGTCAAGACCCGCTTAGGCTGGGACGATAATACTAAAAATGTTTATGAAGTCGCAGAACGTCTTCAGGATGTAGGCATCAAAGCTCTTTCTATTCACGGACGCACACGGGCACAGATGTACAAAGGACAGGCGGACTGGTCTATGATCAGAGACGTAAAACGCAATCCACGCATCAAAATTCCGATTTTCGGAAACGGAGATATAGATTCCGTAGAAAAAGCTGCTGCCTGGAGACAAGAGTTTGAAGTAGACGGTATCATGATAGGACGGGCTTCTATAGGATACCCATGGATATTCAGAGAAATCAAGCATTTCTTTGAAACCGGACAACGGTTAGAAGGACCTACAATTGCGGAACGTGTGGAGGTATGTCGCACACACCTTACCAAATCTATTGAATGGAAAGGCGAAAAAACAGGTATTTTTGAAATGCGCAGACACTACGCCAATTATTTTAAAGGTATTCCTAATTTTAAAGAATACAGAATGAAACTAGTGGGACTTCAGTCGCATCATGAAATTCATGAGGTGCTGGATGAGATCCAACATCAGTTTGCAGAGGAAATTATTTAA
- a CDS encoding acylphosphatase → MKHWNISVRGKVQGVYFRLTTKAVADQLGVKGFVSNLPDGSVYIEAEGDDFALESLLEFCEEGPERAEVAEISATDGEWKGFKNFEVIKKVSH, encoded by the coding sequence ATGAAACATTGGAATATTTCTGTTAGGGGGAAAGTACAGGGGGTTTATTTTAGACTTACGACAAAGGCAGTCGCTGATCAATTAGGGGTAAAAGGCTTTGTCAGCAATTTGCCTGACGGATCTGTATATATAGAAGCCGAGGGTGATGACTTTGCTTTAGAGTCTCTGCTTGAGTTTTGTGAAGAAGGACCCGAAAGAGCAGAAGTTGCGGAAATCTCAGCAACAGATGGCGAGTGGAAAGGCTTCAAAAATTTTGAAGTAATAAAGAAAGTCAGTCATTAA
- a CDS encoding outer membrane beta-barrel family protein, with amino-acid sequence MRSIYLLFLFIAAALLKASPTFAQSGSSIRGKVVDHTEKTLPYMTVSLHNAENVTETIVTVTDSTGTFMFKNIVSGKYYISIKSLAHQDHIGNRFNITPPGTNHDMGIIQLVGKSNVMDEVIIEKKKPLIEQQIDKMIVNVENSALSDGSSSLELLNKIPGLSVSSDGKVSLKGKSDASVMINGKLTYLSADQLANLLRSTSSLDVTKIEVMTNPSSKYEAAGESGIINIVLKKGLKQGFNGTVNLNGGAGRGTQLGGSINLNYRTSKTNFFAIYNQYYQNLENRMELTRYLLDPTSGEPEFISKQTNLEKPKLRSNNFRVGADFILSPKNSIGFLINGGFGKFPKYEPTQNDFSNAATQKLLWRANTLTEGRERWEDMLYNINYVHKFDENGHQLTIDLDHVYHYSKMDQSLLTTYTNEAQEQIRPLSGRIGDIPSRNKVYVGKLDYTLPFENGLKFEAGYKGSLVKTENDLRYDTLQQDQYVPDLKTSNHFIYHESIQAAYVNVNKEWGKFNTQIGLRGEYTDTKGEQLTTNETFTKNYFNLFPSVFLTYSINDQHKMQANYSRRVKRPSFWDMNPFRVYTDPFSYYEGNSKLNPSFANSFELGYTLSGKYILTANYSHSEDVVNEIVGRDPSEPNTVFERPANLGTFTNMGVSLTVPLQLTKWWTATYFGNFYRNKYELPMGESLSIRAGNTLAFNGQNTFSLPHNWRFELGGNYISGMTVGVHELKSYGVVYTGIQKNFLQNKAMLKLVINDIFMTNQRRYETNYTDIRTFGKINRDSRSALLTFTYRFGGDFSSGKDRSTGSEDIKNRL; translated from the coding sequence ATGAGATCTATATATTTACTATTTCTATTTATAGCCGCAGCTTTACTAAAGGCTTCACCAACCTTTGCCCAATCCGGATCCAGCATCCGGGGGAAAGTGGTCGATCATACAGAAAAGACTCTTCCTTATATGACAGTCAGTCTGCATAATGCAGAGAATGTTACCGAAACTATAGTCACAGTAACAGATAGTACCGGCACATTTATGTTTAAAAATATTGTATCAGGAAAATATTATATCTCCATCAAGAGTCTGGCTCATCAGGATCATATAGGAAACCGCTTTAACATTACCCCTCCCGGCACCAATCATGACATGGGTATTATCCAGCTGGTTGGCAAATCCAATGTTATGGATGAAGTAATTATTGAAAAGAAAAAGCCTCTTATTGAACAACAGATAGACAAAATGATTGTCAATGTCGAAAATTCAGCTCTCTCTGATGGAAGTTCAAGTCTCGAATTATTGAATAAAATACCAGGACTATCCGTATCCTCTGACGGAAAAGTCAGCCTCAAAGGTAAATCCGACGCATCTGTTATGATCAATGGTAAACTTACCTATCTGTCTGCAGATCAACTGGCCAATCTTCTTCGCAGTACTTCTTCACTGGATGTGACCAAGATTGAAGTGATGACAAATCCTTCTTCTAAATATGAAGCAGCGGGCGAAAGCGGTATAATAAACATTGTTCTTAAAAAGGGGCTAAAACAAGGATTTAACGGCACAGTTAATCTCAACGGAGGGGCAGGTAGAGGTACACAGCTCGGCGGAAGTATCAACCTGAATTACCGAACCTCCAAGACAAACTTTTTTGCCATCTACAATCAGTACTACCAAAATCTGGAAAACAGAATGGAACTGACACGTTATCTGCTGGACCCAACTTCCGGTGAACCGGAATTTATTTCGAAGCAGACTAATCTGGAAAAACCAAAGTTGAGATCCAACAATTTCCGTGTCGGAGCTGACTTTATATTATCTCCTAAAAACAGCATTGGTTTTCTGATCAACGGTGGATTTGGCAAATTTCCAAAGTACGAACCTACACAAAATGATTTCAGCAATGCCGCAACACAAAAGCTCTTGTGGCGGGCGAATACCCTGACAGAAGGGCGGGAACGTTGGGAAGATATGTTGTACAATATCAATTATGTACACAAGTTTGATGAAAATGGTCATCAGTTGACAATAGATCTGGACCATGTATATCATTATTCAAAGATGGATCAATCCCTCTTAACCACTTATACCAACGAAGCACAGGAACAGATACGTCCCCTATCTGGTCGGATCGGGGATATTCCTTCCAGGAATAAGGTATATGTCGGAAAATTAGATTATACTTTACCTTTTGAAAACGGGTTGAAGTTTGAAGCCGGATATAAAGGGAGTCTCGTAAAAACAGAAAATGATCTGCGCTATGACACGCTTCAGCAGGATCAATACGTACCGGATCTGAAAACCAGCAATCATTTTATTTATCATGAAAGCATTCAGGCAGCATATGTCAATGTAAATAAAGAATGGGGAAAATTTAACACACAAATAGGTCTGCGTGGAGAATATACCGATACAAAGGGAGAACAGTTAACAACAAATGAGACATTCACTAAAAATTATTTTAACCTGTTTCCATCTGTTTTTTTAACCTATTCCATTAATGACCAGCATAAAATGCAGGCCAATTACAGCAGACGTGTAAAACGACCTTCTTTTTGGGATATGAATCCATTCAGAGTATACACAGATCCATTTTCATATTATGAAGGTAATTCTAAACTAAATCCTTCTTTTGCCAATTCATTTGAGTTGGGGTATACGCTTTCAGGAAAATATATCCTGACTGCAAATTACAGCCATTCTGAAGATGTAGTGAACGAAATCGTAGGTCGTGATCCATCCGAACCTAACACGGTCTTTGAGCGCCCGGCAAACCTCGGAACATTTACGAATATGGGGGTATCACTGACTGTGCCCTTACAACTTACCAAATGGTGGACTGCTACTTATTTTGGTAACTTCTACCGCAATAAATATGAACTTCCTATGGGCGAATCTTTAAGTATAAGAGCCGGGAATACATTAGCATTTAACGGACAAAATACCTTTTCGTTGCCGCACAACTGGAGGTTTGAGCTTGGCGGAAATTATATTTCGGGTATGACAGTCGGTGTGCACGAATTAAAAAGCTACGGTGTGGTATACACAGGTATACAGAAAAACTTTCTACAGAATAAAGCGATGTTGAAGCTGGTGATTAATGATATCTTCATGACCAACCAACGTCGTTACGAAACGAATTATACGGACATCCGTACCTTCGGAAAGATCAACCGGGACAGCCGTTCTGCCTTGCTGACCTTTACTTACCGCTTTGGAGGAGATTTTTCTTCCGGAAAAGACAGAAGTACAGGAAGTGAGGATATCAAAAACAGACTGTAA
- a CDS encoding DUF4374 domain-containing protein, translating to MISTIKNSLAMLAGLSLATASMTGCSKSDGGTTEPQDSKANYAITYSTTNGYYLLPIKDLMSGTISPVGKGTDVTSIFTWSENKIQKGKYFFHLDPEGSKFGKYNFESGELVTEKVVPFTKFSYPYLGWHTWIDDNTLAFGTRNGDEFAIMNATTLEILKSGKIQTGTQIPADHSIGINSAIPQGNKMLVTLTLKDLKTNTTLDNSYTATMDLNTFDNFKITGTENRSAPIGAIRNGYFHKFSDEGYTYLLSLPMKMLGGGKPHLPTAFFRIKNGETEFDKNYFFNTSKSLNGDHQLGVANLGNGKVIIANAKDAANMVKTKDDWWYAAMWEYYVVDVRSQQIVRRLDFPPLLNSTSAVVDNGVAYIAVNDPKADAIYIWSYDSKTDKLTKGAKVDGGTDDTPVLYNLK from the coding sequence ATGATCAGTACAATTAAAAATTCATTGGCAATGTTAGCCGGATTAAGTCTGGCTACCGCATCAATGACAGGATGTAGTAAATCTGACGGAGGTACTACCGAACCACAGGATTCAAAAGCAAATTATGCCATTACTTACAGCACAACTAATGGGTATTACTTGCTTCCTATAAAGGATCTGATGAGTGGCACAATATCACCCGTTGGCAAAGGTACAGATGTAACAAGCATATTTACCTGGTCAGAAAACAAGATCCAAAAAGGTAAATATTTCTTTCACCTGGATCCGGAAGGTTCCAAATTCGGAAAATACAATTTTGAATCCGGAGAACTGGTTACTGAAAAGGTAGTCCCTTTTACAAAGTTTTCTTATCCATACCTGGGATGGCATACCTGGATTGATGATAATACATTGGCCTTCGGAACGCGTAACGGAGATGAATTCGCAATCATGAATGCAACAACTCTTGAAATCTTAAAAAGCGGAAAAATCCAAACAGGAACTCAAATTCCTGCAGATCACAGTATAGGTATCAATTCGGCAATTCCGCAAGGTAATAAGATGCTCGTCACGCTGACCTTGAAAGATCTGAAAACAAATACCACTTTAGACAACTCATACACGGCGACAATGGATCTTAATACCTTTGATAACTTTAAGATCACAGGTACAGAAAATCGCTCTGCTCCTATCGGCGCTATCAGAAATGGGTATTTCCACAAATTCAGTGATGAAGGATATACTTATCTTCTTTCTCTGCCAATGAAAATGTTAGGTGGTGGTAAACCCCACTTACCAACAGCTTTCTTCAGAATCAAAAACGGAGAAACAGAATTTGACAAAAACTATTTCTTCAATACAAGCAAAAGCCTGAATGGAGATCACCAGCTGGGTGTTGCGAATCTTGGAAATGGTAAAGTAATTATTGCAAATGCCAAAGATGCGGCAAACATGGTCAAAACAAAAGATGACTGGTGGTATGCTGCAATGTGGGAGTACTATGTTGTAGATGTAAGATCTCAGCAGATTGTCCGCAGACTGGATTTCCCTCCATTGTTAAACTCGACATCTGCAGTAGTGGATAACGGAGTAGCTTATATTGCGGTAAATGATCCAAAAGCCGATGCGATTTACATCTGGTCATACGATTCTAAAACCGATAAGCTGACTAAAGGAGCAAAAGTAGATGGTGGTACGGATGACACTCCTGTATTATACAATTTAAAATAA
- a CDS encoding lipopolysaccharide biosynthesis protein, which produces MTPLYVSKYPPAAYGIFTNMYAWASMINAVLAFGMETTYFRYLQKVEDKDKQKVFNNSFIVIAFFALLFLITANVFSGQISALLNKGEFNRNYQQYIQYFAIILAADALAVVPFAKLRSQGRPIRFAIIKLVNILTMIGLNLFFILVVPVLISNGGAVGDWFAEWFRDGWIGYVFISNLVASVLTLILLLPEMSQFSFQPDRKLIKSMLSYSFPILIANISFIINENLDKIVMPMYLPKEIGDRDNGIYGAVSKLAMFLSIFVQAFRLGAEPFFFSYSKNANARSTYAFIMEYLVIAMMIVMVGISANIEWLKFFIKGDASHREIFWSGLFIVPLLLFNYVLLGIYMNLSVWYKLSDQTRYALYISGIGALITVVANYFLIPKYSYVGAAFVTFLAYLSMVILSYIWGQKNYPIPYKVGKMLTYMFIGAGITYLSSFVFDRNLIIGNGLFILFLTGIFIAERKKIRAVLKR; this is translated from the coding sequence ATGACCCCTCTTTATGTCAGTAAATATCCTCCGGCAGCGTATGGAATATTTACCAACATGTATGCTTGGGCCTCTATGATCAATGCCGTGTTGGCATTTGGAATGGAGACAACCTATTTTCGGTATCTTCAGAAGGTAGAAGACAAGGATAAACAAAAGGTATTTAACAACAGCTTTATTGTTATAGCTTTTTTCGCCCTGTTGTTTCTCATTACTGCAAACGTATTCTCGGGGCAAATCTCCGCGTTGCTTAATAAAGGAGAATTTAATCGTAATTACCAGCAGTACATTCAATATTTTGCCATTATCTTAGCCGCAGACGCACTTGCAGTTGTGCCCTTTGCCAAACTCAGGTCACAGGGACGGCCAATCAGGTTCGCCATAATCAAACTGGTCAATATCCTGACCATGATAGGGCTTAACTTGTTTTTCATTCTGGTAGTTCCTGTACTTATATCGAACGGGGGAGCAGTCGGAGACTGGTTTGCAGAATGGTTTAGGGATGGCTGGATTGGATATGTCTTTATCTCCAATCTGGTAGCAAGTGTGCTTACTCTTATTCTGTTGTTGCCGGAAATGAGCCAATTTAGCTTTCAGCCGGACAGGAAACTGATCAAAAGCATGCTTTCATATAGCTTTCCGATTCTGATTGCCAATATTTCTTTTATTATTAATGAGAATCTGGATAAGATCGTGATGCCTATGTATTTGCCAAAAGAAATAGGCGATCGGGATAATGGTATATATGGAGCCGTATCCAAGCTGGCGATGTTTCTCAGTATATTTGTACAGGCATTCCGGTTGGGAGCAGAACCGTTTTTCTTTTCTTATTCAAAGAATGCTAATGCGCGGTCTACCTATGCATTTATAATGGAATATCTGGTTATTGCGATGATGATCGTGATGGTGGGTATATCGGCTAATATAGAATGGCTGAAATTCTTTATCAAGGGTGACGCTTCCCATCGTGAAATTTTCTGGTCGGGGCTGTTTATTGTTCCGCTGTTGCTGTTTAACTATGTACTTCTGGGTATATATATGAATCTTTCAGTGTGGTATAAGCTCTCAGATCAGACGCGATATGCACTTTATATTTCAGGAATAGGGGCATTGATAACGGTCGTTGCCAATTATTTTCTGATTCCAAAGTACAGCTATGTAGGAGCCGCTTTTGTTACTTTTCTGGCCTATTTATCTATGGTGATTCTGTCTTATATATGGGGGCAGAAAAATTATCCTATACCTTATAAAGTAGGGAAAATGCTGACCTATATGTTTATAGGTGCCGGAATTACGTACTTGTCCAGTTTTGTATTTGACCGCAATCTGATTATTGGTAACGGACTGTTTATATTGTTTCTGACAGGTATTTTTATTGCAGAGCGTAAGAAAATAAGAGCTGTTCTGAAACGATGA
- a CDS encoding PepSY-associated TM helix domain-containing protein, with protein MKKRLSKLNAWLHLWLGIVTGIPVVLISLTGCILVFEQEIRMWTTDYIVVKEKTADEQLPPSVLYKSIKEAFPEKEAESFWYNGLNKSVKVSLHDSDSILYVNPYNAEVLATAHHEDFFHFIDEGHRHLWFPGKIGKKVVGYSTLIFFSLLITGIILWWPKKWNKRSAKQSFFINWKARFKRINYDLHNVLGFYSLLLALLMSLTGLVMSFPWMRQSIVWLSGGYPPRPKTEVKKVDEEQKIAFTLEEDLQKADKIWFTVRREIALHNKEAVIIHIPEGDDKTIYSCTDMHAGSWRDLSFDRETLALTPRTQKKMEDSNRTEWLMRNNYALHTGFIGGMTTKILYFLASLICASLPITGFYIWWGKKRKKTNTRKDRPGNSDKRTKTVLQVT; from the coding sequence GTGAAAAAAAGATTAAGTAAACTCAATGCCTGGTTACACCTTTGGTTAGGAATAGTAACCGGAATACCTGTAGTACTCATCAGTCTGACTGGTTGTATACTGGTTTTTGAACAGGAAATCAGAATGTGGACAACAGATTATATTGTTGTAAAAGAGAAAACTGCTGACGAGCAGCTTCCTCCCTCTGTGCTGTACAAAAGTATAAAGGAAGCATTTCCTGAAAAAGAAGCGGAAAGTTTCTGGTACAATGGGCTCAATAAGTCTGTCAAAGTCAGTCTGCATGATAGCGATAGTATCTTATACGTCAATCCTTACAACGCAGAAGTACTGGCAACAGCACATCATGAAGATTTCTTCCATTTTATAGACGAAGGCCATCGCCATTTGTGGTTTCCCGGTAAAATCGGAAAGAAAGTGGTCGGGTATAGTACACTTATATTCTTTTCTCTGCTTATTACAGGCATTATACTCTGGTGGCCTAAAAAATGGAATAAAAGATCTGCAAAACAAAGTTTTTTTATCAATTGGAAAGCCCGCTTCAAAAGAATAAACTACGACCTGCATAACGTACTTGGCTTTTACTCTTTACTTCTCGCTCTGTTAATGTCTCTGACAGGATTGGTGATGAGCTTTCCTTGGATGAGACAATCTATCGTATGGCTAAGCGGAGGTTATCCTCCAAGACCCAAAACGGAAGTTAAAAAAGTAGATGAGGAACAGAAAATAGCTTTCACACTGGAAGAGGATCTTCAAAAAGCAGACAAAATATGGTTTACTGTACGCAGGGAGATCGCTTTACACAATAAAGAAGCTGTAATTATACACATTCCTGAAGGGGATGATAAAACAATATACTCCTGCACCGATATGCATGCAGGCAGCTGGAGAGATCTCTCTTTTGATCGGGAGACATTAGCACTGACTCCACGTACGCAGAAAAAGATGGAAGATTCCAACAGAACAGAATGGCTGATGCGCAACAATTATGCTCTTCACACCGGATTCATCGGTGGCATGACCACCAAGATTCTGTATTTTCTGGCCAGTCTGATCTGCGCCAGTCTGCCAATAACCGGATTTTACATCTGGTGGGGCAAAAAAAGAAAAAAAACAAACACCCGCAAAGATCGTCCGGGAAATTCGGACAAAAGAACTAAAACAGTATTACAAGTGACCTGA